ccaataaaaattaatttaaaaaaaggtattttcattttaaaacttttcataaaGTTTGCAAGTTCTTTTATCATCACCTTTTTTGACcatgattctttctttctttctttatttatttatggctgtgttgggtcttcgtttctgtgtgagggctttctctagttgcggcaagtgggggctactctgcatcgcggtgcgcgggcctcttactatcgtggcctctcttgttgcagagcacaggctccagacccgcaggctcagtagttgtggctcacgggcctagctgctccgcggcatgtgggatcttcccaaaccagggctcgaacccgtgtcccctgcattggcaggcggattctcaaccactgtgccaccagggaagcccaagtttgcAAGTTTTATGTTGGGAGAGAAAATCATCTGTGAAGTGTATTGTTGGTAAGGTGGTAGGGTTCCTTAgaatttctcctttctttggGGGTTTATGTATCTCTGAAAGTTCTTTGGGCATTTTTTTGTGATTGATACTGTGGGTTGGCTAGCTCAGAGTCCATTTTTaactcctttctccctttcttatcTCTAATGtggagaatataaaagaaaagaattgatttTCCAGCTCCCTTGTAGCAGGGGGTAGTCATGCAACACACAGTCTTGGTCAGTGAGAGGGAAGAAGATGCCTACTAGGCcactgtttcctcctcttctttcttccttccagaaAGAAGAACCAGAGGTGCATCAGTCAGTTGGTAACCTGTTGCAAAAAATCACGTAGACAATACATGAAAAGcatgaaaataaaaagccaatATATATACAGGGAGAGCTAGGTCCCTGATGTCATCACGGAGCTGCTGTAGCAGCTTTTGACCTGGACTCATGACATGTGAGACAAATCCCTATGGGTTTGAGCCACTGTTGGTTGggttttctgttgtttgagccaaACCCACTTCCTGGTATCCTTCTTTTCATGATTAAAGTCTTCATAATTATTAATTGGCATTAATGGCTGAtgataaaatacattataaaatacaaagtatcaaTATTATAATATTGCTATGATAAAGTAAGAATACTTGGTTGACAAGTTAATACTTTGAGGTTTTGGTTATcataaatacatatgtgtatatataatcaaTTTGATTTATTTcccaatgaaaaaaatatatatataaagataatgCTCTTCTTAATATGCTACCTTATAATATTTAGTATTAGCATCATTAAAGGTATAGGTATACCTTATTTTattgcagatattgtgttttttacaaatttaagatttgtggcaaccctccattgtcagatgatggtgagtattttttagcaataaagcattttttaattaaggtatgcacattgttttttttagacataatctTATTGCACAGTTAACAGACTACAGtaaagtataaacataacttttatatgcactgagaaaccaaaaaaattcttgtgactcactttattgtgatattcactttatggCAGTGGTCTGGAaatgaacctgcaatatctctgaggtacgTCTGTATATTTTAGACCTAAAAGGATCTTAACGTGTAgccaaatttccattttttacaggtgaaaaaactgAGGACTTGAGAGTATGTAACTTATTTGGAGTTACTTAATTACTGATTTTGCCCATTTCATGTTTTTTCTAGAATGTAGTCTAAGAGCACTGAATCGAATACTACATGATGAAATTCTTAATAAACCTATGGAAACACTTAAACTTGCTATTCCATCAGGGATATATACTCTTCAGAATAATTTACTCTATGTGGCACTGTCAAATCTAGATGCAGCTACTTATCaggtatttaaaatacatttctagtagtgtttctaagaaagaaagaaagaaacaataatatTAGCTGTTTTCTCTTTCAGGTCACGTATCAGTTGAAAATTCTTACAACTGCATTATTTTCTGTGTCGATGCTTAGTAAAAAATTAGGTGTGTACCAGTGGCTCTCCCTAGTAATTTTGATGACAGGAGTTGCTTTTGTACAGGTAACTATTCAAGATAAGTATAACTTTTacttttatcacagtttcaaacCTCATTTTGGAGAATATGGTTCtgttatttgttgaagaaaattAATGCTTATTCTCACAactgacattttttgagggcttcCTTTGAGCAAGATACTACATTGGGACTGTAAATGACACAAAGAAGTAAAATCAAATTATCCGACGTAAAGAAATGAACAGTCTATTTAGGGAAATAAGACACTGTAGGTAAAACAAAGCTGATTTTTACTGAGTGTCTGGACATTTGAGATCAACCACTCCCTTCCTATTGTCTCTCAGCTTCCCTGATACCACTCGCTCCTGGTTCTTTTCACATCTTTCTAATGATTCCTTCTTGGTTTCCTTCCTGGGGTCCTCTTCCTTGATATTCCCATTAGATATTGTGTTGTTGATAGGCTTGTTATTTCTCTTAAATTATGTGCTTAGTTTTggagatttcattctttctgaaGGTTTTTACTAACACATATGCTTATAGCTTCTTGGTCTGTGTCATCAGCTCTGGTTATCACCTCTAGTTTCAGATTTATATATCTAAAAGCACATtggacatctttgtttggttgtTCAATAGGCCTTATAAACTCAGTGTATCCAAAGCTATACTTTACCTTTTCCCCACCAAACctgttctttatttctgttttttccagtCATGATTTACTTAGCCTGAGAGTTGTCCTAGACTCTTCCTTTAGCCTGTACATCCAGTCAATCACTAAGACTTTCTGATTCTGCTTTCTAATACTTCTTGATTCTGTCCTTGTCTGTCTCTACTAACACTTCCCCATTTCATGCCTTCTTTGTGTCTCAAGTAATCTTTTGCCtcctaattgatttttttttttttttaacttctgtctTACAATTCAGCCTCCACTTAGTCACCACTGTGGTCTATCTAAAAGAAATCCAATCATGTCAATCTCCTGCCGTCCAAAGCCCCCCTCCCCTACAATCACTTTCCTCAGAGTGTGgtatgtatattttgaataaatatttctaatagtTATTTAAGTggttattagaaaaatataattggcATATCAAATCCATATTTTCATAGATCCTGCTTAAGGTAAGGTAAAGTCggtattcagtttttaaaagtgaggtattttaaattaaaatatcaagtaATTAATAGTTTAGGGAGAACATACATTTGACAAAAACCATGAAGATGATAGGGAAATAAGTGAAGTTTTAGGAACACTGATCTACAGAATAAAGCTCAGAATGGTTAGCATGAAATGGACCTTCCATAATGAAACAACAGCTCCATACTCATTTTTGCTGCTCCAACACTTCACACTCTGAATTTCTACAACTGAACTGCTTGTGGAGGCTATTTTGTGCATCTGTGAGTTTATTatactctttctctcttttagggtatttttgaaattataaattataacagTAATAtcactatggggaaaaaaaaatgattctaagtttttctttcaaaagctCTCCTCTGCAATCCCCAAGAATGGTAttggttgcatttttaccttaaGGTCTAAGAGTGGACtctaaatatgtattttgtaaaacaTTATAGGAATTaaacttcagttttgtttttctttttgttcagtgGCCCTCAGATTCTCAAGAGCTTAATTCGAAGGAACTTTCAGCTGGCTCACAATTCGTAGGCCTCATGGCAGTTCTCACAGCATGTTTTTCAAGTGGCTTTGCTGGGGTTTACtttgagaaaatcttaaaagaaaccaaacaatcAGTGTGGATAAGAAACATTCAACTTGgtaagttttaaatgttttctaatattatttttaaaggattatatTGTTATGTTTAAAGATTtctatgtttttctgttttttaaaaaattttttggccacgccgcacagcatgtgggatcttagtgccccaaccagggattgaacctgtgccccctgcattgggagcacagcggcttaaccactggaccgccagggaagtcctatgtgtCTTTAATTAAATAAACCTTTTATAAAAGCTGCTGTTGATGCAAATATCTGGCAGGGTTTTTGCCTTttgaaaaactgtattttaaatgaatgtcTTTTATTCAAGAATATGGAATTTTAGGTCTGTGCTCATAAGAGTGTATGAAGCCTGTTTCTGTCCTCACCATTTGGAGCCTTTGTCTTTGGTTGCTATGTTTTCCACAGATGTTGCAAATAACTTACATATTTTCCTCCTGGAAAAAGAGATTAAGATAGCAAATTTAATTATATGATACAGTGTTATCAGctacagtcaccatgttgtatatcaaatcaccacaatgtacacttaaaatgtctTAGAATTTTacttatcaattatacctcaataaagctgaaaaaaatagatacttAAATGGAGGAAGTTTGAAATGAAGAAATTTTTGTCTCTTTAAAATCTTACtatgcttttttatttcaaattgttacattttagcttttaaatactacagcattttttaaactgaaggtgaatagtttaaaagaaaaaagagattgaGAGATTGCCTTTGAATAGATATTTAAACTATTTGTATACAGTATTGTAACATTTAACTCCTCATACAAAGATTTCAGAATTTAGTATTCTTGTCATATTCATTTTGGAAGATGCTACATGTGAGAAGCAGCTCAATTGCAAATCAACATGTTCTGTTTTAAGCCTCTGTCCCTGTGACTTTGGAGCTCACCTTTGAaaccattgtttttttctttgaagccACTGTTTTTTTCTTCACATCAGCTTAATAGCTATACCATGTTTCATGATAGCAGTCATAACAGGCCCTTCCAGGCCCTATACAGTGAATTGTCTGTAATCCTAATGGCCTGTATTTTAAGGCAAACCTTCAAAATTTGATTAAAGTCCATCCTTTCAGCTGTTTTCACATAATATGATAACAAACAGACTGAACCTTCATTTTATCACAcagtatttatttgtttctctgcAAAATTTGTAGAAATGTAtcgtgtgtgttttttttttaagaacttcaaggtaaatatttttgaaaacagaatTACATTAGCTTCCCTTTGTTCAGTTGGTCTAGAAGGCAAGTTCAGACTTGAAAAGCATTCACCATTTCAGAAAGAGTATATCTAtagcgtagtggttaagaactctTGGTTTGGTAGTCTGACCACTCAAATCCTGATTTTATTACCTACCACATGTGTGGCATTACAGAACTTACTTAaccttcctctctgcttcctcatctataaaatatacttaattaTGGTACTTATTTCATAtgttgctatgaggattaaatgagataatacatataaagtgttTAGAATAAAGTGCCTTGTGCTTTATTAGTGCCTAAGCACTTATGTCAGCTATTTACATTAATATGCAaatatcagaaaagaaagaaatattcagGTTTGTATGAGTTGCCCCAAATTTTCTCGAttataagataaaaatgaaaggTCGGAATTCATGATTCTGTGGTATTACATGGATTTCTTATTCCTTGGTTTGACCTCATAACACAATCTAATGGTAATGGTAATAACTCAAAGTTCTGAAAAGGATACATAAGTAAGTTATAGATAACTCgagattacaaaaacaaaacaatgtataGAAGTTTTCAAACATCAACGGTCAAAGATTAGCTAATTGATAAGATCCAATTAGCCACAGaatggagaaacaggaactcttGTTACCTAAGGTTGCTAGGAGTACAGTCTtcccttggtatctgtgggggattggttccaggaccgcTGTGGATGatcaagtcccttgtataaaatggtgtATAGTGTTTGCATATAACTTTTGCAATCTTCTCATATACACtgaatcatctctagattatttataatccctaatacagtgtaaatgctttgtaaataagttgctGTGccggcaaattcaagttttgttttttggaactttctggaattttttttttttacatttttggttCACGgatggttgaatctgtggatgcaaaaCCTGCgaatatggagggccaactggtAGACTGATGTAACCTTATTGGATCTCAATTTGggaatatataacaaaattttaaataaattacagcTTTAATGTAAAAATTCCATGTCTGGAtaagaatttatcctacagatataaatatttatacaagaGCACAAAGATAAATGTCCAAGTTTATTCATTTCAGCATTGGTTACAattgtaaaaaatagaaaacatttagaatactggttaaataaattatcaaTATGATTAaatggtgtagtggttaagatcATAGACTTCAAAACCACTCTGCCTGGATTAAAATTTTGAATCCATCACTAACCAGCAACATGAATTTGGGCAAGtttatttaacctctctttgtttcagtttcttcatctgtaaagtgagctAGAAgtgtctacctcatagggttgttatgagttaacatacataaagcacttagtacaTTTCGTTGCATGTGGCGTTATATGTGTATTTCGTACTATTATTGTCCGTACGATGTAATATTATACAACTGATAGAAAGAATGCAGTAGATCTGTACATACTGACATGTGTGTACTCTTCTGTACTCTATACATTTTTTGTAATTATcaagtgttatttttataattaaaaaagaaatgaataatacCCTTggaagtgtttatttttgtgattttgtaTTATGCCAGTATTATTTTCATGTTCTAAATTAGACATATTAAAATGATAGAGTtggcataaataaaattttagaaagaacatTTCACAtcccttttagttctttttcactGTGGAATACTTTGATTAGTTGTGGCTTTATAAAAAATTGCTTTACCCTGCAATCTTTGCATATCTTACCACAGACTGCCCCAAAGAGATGACCCCTGTAGTATCCATTTCTTTATTCATAGTTTAGGATTGCTCCAGGAAATCTCAGATCCAGTAGTCATGTGATAAGCTCTGTGGTAGAAGTAAGGGATTCAGCAGTGAATAAGACACATTTCAGGCTCTCACTGAGCTGACTTTCCCTAACAGTGAGACTTCAATAACAACATTCTGATGTTGCCTATGGCTGATGGTTTCTTAGctctaattttttgtttattaattattgTACATCCAAAATttctaaataaaggaaaatgctGCACCACATACCTGAGCTATTATATCTGCATGTATGAATGTGAATATATGAAAATCTAGATCTAGTAAATAGGAAGATATAAGATACAATGAAATACACCAAAAGTGAGCATTTTATAAATACTTGAATGGGACAGCCATTTAGTCCTGGAATGTACACATTATATTTTTTCAGTCCTCCAAAGTTGGTaatctctgttcttttttatattcccaTGTCTTTTTATTACAGTCATAATATAGTACTAAGTATACTTTTCttaagtttatataattatacaagtaaaaaaattttaaagtagtctaattttatcaaaaaggaaaagttaagtttaaaattatttggaaTGTTAATGGAAAAATATCTCTCCAGACAAACTAAATGATGTATGACatagactttactttttttttaggtttctttGGGAGTATATTTGGATTAATGGGTGTATATGTTTATGATGGAGAACTGGTATCAAAGAATGGATTTTTTCAGGGGTATAACCGGCTGACCTGGATAGTTGTTGTTCTTCAGGTAAAGCATTTAAAGTCTTACATTTAcgctaataaattttattttaagatagaGAATCAAAGTAGCTATGATATACTGATATGAGTAAAAAGGGTCCCTCCTATCAGTACTCTCATTATCTCTAGTTTATTCAGGGAAGTTAAAATAGAACTGATCTAAATGCCGTAATGAAAACTTACTTGAAAATGAATCATGAATGAACTTTATGGTATTTAAATTTAACATAACGAAAATGCAAGTTTAAGAATAAAAGAGTTGAAAGCTGAGGACACATATAACTTGTAATTTTTCTACTGTTCTGATCATTTTACAGGAAGTCTGTGGTCAGCTATTTCAGGCTCAAGAAGCAGATCTAGATATTTAAATCTGTAACagtttatagtttatattttggTTACATATTGGAgtattcctatcaaattacctcgGCTTATAACTTGAAATTATTCAAGGGTTGAGTAATTTCATCTTCaaaaaatacttactgagtaCTCTGGAGGATACAAAAATGAAGATAGAAGTCTCTGTCTTCACAAAGCCTTTCTCTAGAGGTATTTGAAGCTGTAAGAAACAAGGTCCCTCAGGGAGGATGGGTGAAGGTGGCAAAGGATAGTTGTGTTTTGAAAGCAGGAAggatacttctatttttaatatagGAGAAAAGGAGACAAGGGTAAgtgaaaattcagagaaaatttGAGGTAGAGATAGGGTAAGTCAGGAGAGTTTATGTATGATGGCTTTTATCCTATCAAGGAGGGAAGCTCTTTTTCCTTAAGAGGGGGCTAAAGacttgagaaaaatttaaaaggtttGGTACAGTTGGTATGAGGGAGTAAATAGAGGAATGAGAACACTGCTAAGAAATACCAGGACTCAAACATCAATTTGTAGTGAGCTCACTTGGCATAATTTGTGACTTTCTCTCATAAAGCTTCTACCATTTGAAGACGTGCAGTGAAAGTGGGTAACCCAGACTTGGGAGCTGATATGTAGGGTTTGGTAGAAAACAAAACTATGGGATATGGTAAAACTTTGTTATTTAAGTAGCCACAATTTGGAATTTGAGAGAGATTTGGTAGAAAGTTCTTCACTCTCAAAGAGAATGATTAAAGTGCTTTAGGAAGAGTAATCTGACAGCAATGAAAGGTAGATTAGAATGGGAAGAAACTAGAGGAAGAAATCGAAGTTGGCTATTAAAAGGCTAGTAAAATAACTTTCAAgttacagtttatttttaatcaaaagtaaaaatatttcactAATCAGTCTGTACAATTTTCCCACATTTGTCTGAACAAGTGATATTTAATTACTAAATTGGATGAGGATAGATGTTTTATTCATAATACGGTCAAACTCCATTGTAACAAACTGCAGATTATGCTGGTAGTTATTTTATCAGATACCTTTTGAAATAAGGGGGCTATTGAACAAAACCTAGAAGTCCATTTGTTATGAGATGtttaataaaaatcacttactttaatgGGATTAGATTATAGGACAAAGCCTAATGCTTCATTGAGATTGTTTTGAAAAGcagttttatatatgtttaatttttaaaataatcttttaaaacttcTGCAGGCACTGGGAGGCCTTGTAATAGCTGCTGTTATTAAGTATgcagataacattttaaaaggatttgcAACCTCTCTGTCCATAATATTATCAACACTGATATCTTACTTTTGGCTACAAGATTTCGTACCAACCAGGTAgtgtattcttttctatttctttaaatctcCAAAAGTATATAGAAAAATAAGAGTCCTTCATAAGATCTAATCTGAAAAATTTTGTTCTATTACAACTTTCAAAGAAATATAGTAAGATTCATttaactatctttttaaaaaggtttcaAACTAAATGCATGAAAGAAAATCTAACACTGGAAAGCAATTTATACAATTTGGCTGGCCAGAATTTTCCCAATGGATCTgaataggttttttttcccccaaagttaaaagtcatatttttaaaagttaataagtcataaaagtcataaaataagtcatataattacatttttaaatgaagaatttaTATAGCTAAAGCCAAGAGAGTAGGTGACATTCTTGAAGAGGTTAGTTTGTTTATATAGAGAAGGTGGCTCATGAGAAAATTCAGTTAGGTGGTGGCAGGGAGAAGAATAGTCTGAAAAAGAATTGCAAAAGGAATGATGGGTGAGGCAGGAGACCCAGGATCGTGTAGTGTCATGGATGCCAAGAGAGAAGACAGAGTGAGGAAGAATAAAGTGTaataaagttctatttttttttacaattactAATTTGTAATCCCAGAGTAATGAGATTATATTTTAATGGATTCCAGGATACCATTCATGGTTTCCTCTAACTTCACTCCCCtccttatcttctcattctctaAACTTCAGAGTACTCGCTTCATCTGTCCTTGGACTTCTTATATCTGCACTCACTCCCTTGGTGATCTCTattctcatggctttaaataccatctataggCTAATAACTctcaaatttaaatttgaattccagGCTTTTATATCTAATTGtctatttgacatttttttcaatgTCTAACTCATTCCCTATCTCTGTCAGGGTTTCCAGTTTAGTAAGTGGCAGCACCTTCATTCTTTCAGTTGCTTAGGCCAAAATCCTTTTTGACTTAGATAGGAACACAGTATATCCACAGTAACTTCAGAGAAGGCAGAGTCcatagatatggatatagatagaTTTATAAGAGGAAGTTAAAATGtatggaaattttttattttcttagtgaaGTAAGGTCATCAGCTTCTCTTTACTCTTCTCTCACATGTCATTCTAATCCAGAAACAAATCCTGTCAActcttcctttttaatatctCCAGAAGCTGACCATTTCTCACAACCTCTACTGCTACCACCACGATCCAAGTCACCCTCATTTATCGTCTAGATTAAGGAAATAGTCTCCTGACTTGTCTCCTTGCTTCTTCTCTTCACCTGTGTCCCCGAATTTTCTCCATTCAGTAACCAGAATGATTCTTTTCAGTGTAAATCAGATCATACTCAGAAACCCTCTAATTGCTTCCCATGTCACTCAAAAGTTGTCACCATCGACGGCCTATTTGCTTTGGCTTTTAGCTACCTTTCTATCCTTACCTGATATTACTTTCCTcttgtttacctttttttaatttttttatttttattttttgctattgtaaCTTCTTTGCTATGGGCTTTGACTTGCCCTATTTTTCTTGGAAAACGCATCCCCTACATATTCACATGGCATACTCCCTCATGTCCTCAGATCTTGGCTCAAATATCTCTTTATCAAGAGATCTCTCTAAAAAAAAGCACCCCCTCTTCCAACATTCTTTCCTCCTGTCTTCAGAAGACTTACACCATCTGATAATAAGTAAGCAAGGCTGGagcttggcacataatagatactcagtatgtttgttgaatgaatgttcaagaccttaaaattttaatacagttAGTAAAATTAATTTGTGTTAGTGAGATAGGATTGTGGGTGGAATTTGGTAGTAGAAAAATGTAATATGCTCATTCTATTTCTATATTGAACATTTATGGTTTGGTTCTTCTCTAGCAACTTGGACAATAGGTCTGGGACATGCATGTTGAAATCTGTAATTTTTCTGAGGCAtgaatttaaaagtatttgtttttaacttGGTATGGGAATGAATTACTTACATTGAGACAACCGTAATAATTAGCACCTATGTCTTAGTGATGCTTTATTCCCTACGTATTAAATGGGGAAGTTACATGCTTTAATATTATTTGAGAATGTTTGGAACTTGTAGGTTTTTAGGGTAACTTAAAAAGGCAtacctttttcaaaaaaaataaaacctcaaataAGGCCAAACTGTTAACTTTAAATCTTCAAATCATGCAGGgaataaaacaagtaaatgatCAAGTAAACCAGCAGAGGGACAAAAGAGTAGGAGTTTTTCAGTAAGCTACATACCTGCGTTTGTAAATCCATGTTTCTGAGGGAGCATGTAAGGTATGTAGGGATTAagctaaaaagagaaaagacaatgaTACTgttattattgaatgaatgaatgttttgaGAATATGCATAGGACACCAAGTCAGATGGAGAAGACAggttatttttcctaaaatagatagctaagcCCTCCATCTTTATGTATTCTTACTTTTGTGGAGAACTTCTATTATCCAATAAATGCAATGATCTGTATTGTGaatgtaataatatattttcctttgttatccccatttcaccTCCTGAAAcagttttttggtttctcagaagTAGTACCCCTGACCCCTGTACCTGCCTTTCTGATTGTTCCTTTGGTAACTGTCAGTCTTCACTCACTCTCTTATCTATCTCATCCACTGCCATGTCTTATCTGTCCTCTCTATGAAGATAACTCTAGATCCCTATTTTCAACTGACTGCTAGACATCTCTACTGATATATCACCAGTATtccctttcctgttttttttttttgtgctcaTTATTTTGCTTATTGGTATTACCATCCTTGTATTTAGGCTTGCTTAttcttttatcaaaaatttatTGT
Above is a window of Balaenoptera acutorostrata chromosome 1, mBalAcu1.1, whole genome shotgun sequence DNA encoding:
- the SLC35A3 gene encoding UDP-N-acetylglucosamine transporter, whose protein sequence is MSANLKYLSLGILVFQTTSLVLTMRYSRTLKEEGPRYLSSTAVVVAELLKIMACILLVYKDSKCSLRALNRILHDEILNKPMETLKLAIPSGIYTLQNNLLYVALSNLDAATYQVTYQLKILTTALFSVSMLSKKLGVYQWLSLVILMTGVAFVQWPSDSQELNSKELSAGSQFVGLMAVLTACFSSGFAGVYFEKILKETKQSVWIRNIQLGFFGSIFGLMGVYVYDGELVSKNGFFQGYNRLTWIVVVLQALGGLVIAAVIKYADNILKGFATSLSIILSTLISYFWLQDFVPTSVFFLGAILVITATFLYGYDPKPAGNPTKA